A genomic stretch from candidate division WOR-3 bacterium includes:
- the rplL gene encoding 50S ribosomal protein L7/L12 codes for MAEDKIQQLVSTIESLTVTELAALVKELKDKFGVTAPAFVAAGAVPQAAGAPAAGEAKAEDKTEFTVTLVSVGDKKIQVLKELRALTQLGLKEAKDIIDKTPSVIKENATKEEAEKLKAKLEEVGAKVEIK; via the coding sequence ATGGCAGAGGATAAAATCCAGCAGTTGGTCTCAACAATTGAGAGCCTGACCGTGACGGAACTTGCCGCACTGGTCAAAGAACTTAAAGATAAGTTTGGGGTAACGGCGCCAGCGTTTGTTGCGGCCGGAGCGGTGCCGCAAGCCGCTGGTGCGCCAGCCGCGGGTGAAGCGAAGGCTGAGGATAAGACTGAGTTCACCGTGACCCTGGTTTCGGTTGGGGACAAAAAGATTCAGGTGTTGAAGGAGCTCAGGGCTTTGACACAGCTGGGGCTTAAAGAGGCAAAGGATATCATTGACAAAACGCCAAGTGTGATAAAAGAGAACGCCACAAAAGAGGAGGCGGAAAAGCTGAAGGCAAAACTTGAAGAGGTGGGCGCAAAGGTGGAAATAAAGTGA
- the rpoB gene encoding DNA-directed RNA polymerase subunit beta, translating into MKMMQKNFAHRETPLEIPSLLSLQIESFAHFTQADVAPAERRVEGLEAVFREMFPIEDEHKNFRLEYVRYEFGTPRYSPEEATARGVTYSRPLKVFFRLVKKGFGKGSDEVRDIIEQEVYFCEFPWMTRGGSFIINGVERVVVSQLHRSPGVYFTREGEEVSALLVPLRGAWFEMVVDKGGELVVLLDRKRRIPAATFFRAIGLTHVDVLKSLFYTEERVLQPGDVLVQDVVDSATGEVYARAGERLTEGLIELLHNRGVTKALIAPQGQPGLGIIVNTLKEDRSTSAEDAIKRIYYRLRSIAPHSLDIAQQMILGMLFDNRRFDLGAVGRYKLNRRLFLSAPDGVTTLTPADIVAITRYLIRLADESQYFTILLACDSAEERDRVLRILKDGDCQPDGYIYDQYRHSLLLTYWDSKVGEQAQSRLRANGFKPNGDVVRYGTDDVDHLGSRRVRRVGELLENQVRQALLQLAQNIRERAAFIEDSALVPQELVNTRVVANAIMQFFTQNQLCQFMEQTNPLAELTHKRRVSTLGPGGLTKETAGFEVRDVHYSHYGRICPIETPEGPNIGLIATVSTYADIDHYGFISTPYWRVKDGRVIMGKGKEIYLTPEEEDRYTIAQYTSELLPDGRFAEKEVICRRRGDVISVPPEQVDFMDVSPKQLFAPSTVMIPFLEHDDADRALMGANMQRQAVPLLVPEKPVVATGVEGKFASESGAVLLAEEDGIVTQVDARTITMRTESGLKEYRLTKFRKSNQYTCLTQRPVVQPGDEVKKGGILADGPATDGGQLALGRNVLVAFVPWRGYNYEDAIIVSENLLKEDAFTSIQILEFEIQARETRLGPEIITRDIPGASEDELRNLDEFGIVRVGAEVGPGDILVGRITPKGETEYTPEERLLRAIFGEKAANVRDSSLRVEPGVFGTVVERRILSRKLNDALSRRLERERIEEANRKFEVKKEFFAERRDEKLRSILRGHKAAANAKTRSGKVVHKAGLVMDDEFLNSEDFPSVVNIAQLVSNPRLQEQINKALEEYEEAVAQAKRERDDEVERVTRGDELPHGVLRWVTVFIAQKRRLSVGDKMAGRHGNKGVVAKVLPVEDMPFLAVDPGEEKVSATLKEMRGVTVDMVLNPLGVPSRMNIGQVLEAHLGWAAKILGYQAVCPVFESATPEEIKEELRKAGLPEDGKVVLYDGRTGERFEGKVTVGVMYMMKLIHMVDDKIHARSTGRYSLITQQPLGGKAQFGGQRFGEMEVWALEAYGAAHALQEVLTIKSDDVEGRSALYEALARGKNPPKPKAPASFMVLVKELQGLGLELVPEQEKKGEKGEA; encoded by the coding sequence GTGAAAATGATGCAGAAAAACTTTGCCCACCGGGAGACGCCGCTGGAGATTCCCAGCTTGCTCTCTTTGCAGATTGAATCTTTTGCGCACTTTACCCAGGCTGATGTAGCGCCCGCCGAACGCCGGGTAGAGGGGCTGGAGGCGGTGTTTCGAGAGATGTTTCCCATTGAGGACGAACACAAGAACTTCCGTCTCGAGTATGTCCGGTATGAATTTGGCACCCCTCGTTATTCACCGGAAGAGGCTACGGCGCGAGGTGTAACTTATTCCCGGCCCCTAAAGGTGTTTTTCCGGTTGGTGAAAAAGGGGTTTGGGAAAGGTTCTGATGAGGTGCGCGATATTATTGAGCAGGAAGTTTATTTCTGCGAGTTCCCCTGGATGACCCGCGGTGGCTCGTTTATCATCAACGGTGTGGAACGGGTTGTGGTCAGTCAGTTGCATCGTTCCCCTGGTGTTTACTTCACCCGAGAAGGTGAAGAGGTCTCGGCTTTACTTGTACCCCTGCGCGGTGCATGGTTTGAGATGGTCGTTGATAAGGGCGGTGAGCTCGTTGTTTTGCTCGACCGCAAACGGCGCATTCCGGCAGCAACTTTCTTTCGCGCCATTGGCTTAACCCATGTTGATGTACTGAAGAGCCTCTTTTATACCGAAGAGCGTGTCCTGCAACCGGGCGATGTTCTGGTTCAGGATGTTGTTGATTCAGCGACGGGAGAGGTTTATGCTCGTGCCGGCGAACGGCTGACCGAGGGATTAATTGAACTGCTCCATAACCGCGGTGTCACCAAGGCGCTGATTGCACCGCAAGGACAGCCTGGTTTGGGTATCATTGTCAACACGCTCAAAGAGGACCGTTCAACATCAGCCGAAGACGCAATTAAGCGGATTTACTACCGGTTACGGTCGATTGCGCCCCATTCGCTTGATATCGCCCAGCAGATGATATTGGGAATGCTGTTTGACAATCGGCGTTTTGACCTGGGTGCGGTGGGTAGATACAAACTAAATCGACGGTTATTTTTGAGTGCGCCCGATGGCGTTACGACTCTGACTCCAGCAGATATTGTTGCCATCACAAGGTATCTTATCAGGCTCGCAGATGAGAGCCAGTATTTCACGATTCTTCTGGCTTGCGATAGTGCCGAGGAGCGGGACCGGGTTTTAAGAATTTTGAAGGATGGTGATTGTCAACCGGATGGATATATCTATGACCAGTATCGGCACTCGTTACTTTTGACTTACTGGGATAGCAAAGTTGGCGAGCAGGCGCAGAGTCGATTGCGTGCCAATGGTTTCAAACCCAATGGCGATGTAGTTCGTTACGGCACAGATGATGTTGACCATTTAGGAAGTCGCCGGGTGCGACGGGTAGGCGAGCTTTTAGAGAATCAAGTTCGGCAGGCACTCTTACAACTCGCCCAGAACATAAGGGAACGGGCGGCGTTTATCGAGGACAGTGCGCTTGTTCCCCAGGAGTTGGTAAATACCCGGGTGGTCGCCAATGCTATAATGCAGTTTTTTACCCAGAATCAGCTTTGCCAGTTTATGGAGCAGACCAATCCGCTGGCAGAGTTGACCCATAAGCGACGGGTTTCCACTCTTGGTCCTGGTGGTTTAACAAAGGAAACAGCAGGGTTCGAGGTGCGTGATGTCCATTACTCGCATTACGGTAGAATTTGTCCAATTGAAACGCCCGAAGGTCCTAATATTGGATTGATTGCGACGGTATCCACTTATGCTGATATTGACCATTATGGGTTTATCAGCACGCCTTACTGGCGGGTGAAAGATGGTAGGGTGATTATGGGTAAGGGGAAGGAGATTTATCTCACTCCGGAAGAGGAGGACCGCTATACGATCGCTCAGTACACGAGCGAACTCTTGCCCGATGGACGGTTTGCGGAAAAAGAGGTCATCTGCCGGCGGCGTGGTGATGTGATAAGTGTGCCACCAGAGCAGGTCGATTTTATGGATGTTTCACCCAAGCAGCTGTTTGCCCCTTCGACGGTGATGATTCCGTTTCTCGAGCATGACGATGCCGACCGCGCATTGATGGGAGCGAATATGCAGCGGCAAGCGGTCCCGCTGCTGGTGCCGGAAAAGCCAGTAGTAGCAACCGGTGTTGAAGGTAAGTTTGCCAGTGAGTCAGGAGCGGTGTTGCTTGCGGAAGAGGATGGTATTGTGACGCAAGTTGATGCCCGGACGATTACGATGCGGACGGAGAGCGGATTGAAGGAGTACCGCTTGACAAAGTTCCGAAAGTCAAATCAGTACACCTGTCTCACGCAGCGGCCGGTAGTCCAACCGGGCGACGAGGTGAAAAAGGGTGGTATTCTTGCTGATGGTCCGGCGACCGATGGTGGCCAACTGGCGCTCGGGCGAAATGTTCTGGTCGCATTTGTACCCTGGCGCGGCTACAATTATGAAGATGCGATTATCGTCTCGGAAAATCTGCTGAAAGAGGATGCCTTTACATCAATTCAAATTCTTGAGTTTGAAATTCAGGCCCGGGAGACAAGGCTGGGACCCGAAATAATTACCCGTGATATTCCTGGTGCCAGTGAGGATGAGCTTCGCAATCTCGATGAGTTTGGCATTGTCCGGGTTGGCGCTGAGGTGGGTCCGGGCGATATTTTAGTGGGCAGAATTACGCCCAAAGGCGAGACCGAGTACACCCCGGAGGAACGGTTGTTACGGGCGATTTTTGGAGAGAAGGCGGCTAATGTGCGCGATAGTTCGCTGCGGGTAGAGCCGGGAGTTTTTGGTACGGTCGTCGAACGCCGAATTCTTTCCCGCAAACTGAATGATGCGCTTTCCCGAAGGCTGGAACGGGAGCGCATTGAGGAGGCGAATCGTAAATTTGAGGTTAAGAAGGAGTTTTTTGCCGAGCGCCGGGATGAAAAGTTGCGTTCTATCCTCCGGGGCCACAAGGCGGCAGCAAACGCTAAGACGCGGAGCGGGAAAGTTGTACATAAAGCCGGATTGGTGATGGATGATGAGTTTCTGAATAGTGAAGATTTCCCGAGCGTGGTAAACATTGCTCAACTGGTTTCAAATCCGCGGCTTCAGGAGCAGATAAACAAAGCGCTCGAAGAGTACGAGGAAGCGGTGGCGCAAGCAAAGCGGGAGCGGGATGATGAGGTGGAGCGGGTTACGCGCGGTGACGAGTTGCCGCACGGGGTGCTGCGCTGGGTTACTGTTTTTATTGCCCAGAAGCGGCGACTATCGGTTGGTGACAAAATGGCAGGGCGCCACGGTAATAAAGGTGTCGTGGCGAAGGTCTTGCCGGTTGAGGATATGCCATTTCTTGCGGTAGACCCGGGAGAGGAGAAGGTTTCTGCCACTTTGAAGGAGATGCGGGGGGTTACGGTCGATATGGTGTTGAATCCTCTGGGGGTGCCATCGCGAATGAATATCGGGCAGGTGCTTGAGGCACATCTGGGCTGGGCGGCGAAGATTTTAGGATACCAGGCGGTGTGTCCGGTGTTTGAAAGCGCAACGCCCGAAGAAATTAAGGAGGAGTTGCGTAAAGCGGGACTGCCCGAAGACGGTAAGGTGGTGCTTTACGATGGCCGCACCGGTGAGCGATTTGAGGGCAAGGTCACGGTGGGTGTGATGTATATGATGAAACTTATTCATATGGTCGATGATAAGATTCATGCCCGCTCGACCGGTCGTTATTCATTGATTACCCAGCAGCCTTTAGGTGGTAAGGCACAGTTCGGGGGCCAGAGGTTTGGCGAGATGGAAGTATGGGCGCTCGAGGCATATGGAGCGGCTCATGCCCTTCAGGAGGTACTGACAATTAAGTCCGATGATGTCGAAGGGCGAAGCGCACTTTACGAGGCGCTAGCACGCGGCAAGAATCCACCCAAGCCCAAAGCACCGGCGTCGTTTATGGTGCTGGTAAAGGAGTTGCAGGGGCTGGGATTGGAACTGGTGCCAGAGCAGGAAAAGAAGGGCGAGAAAGGGGAGGCGTAA
- the rpoC gene encoding DNA-directed RNA polymerase subunit beta' — MSTMREFAFDFDALRLRIASPETIRKWSSGEVIKPETINYRTQKPERDGLFCERIFGPVKDYECNCGKYKKVRYKGIVCDRCGVEVTSSAVRRYRMGHIELVVPVAHTLFYQVPPSKIGLMLDLSINEVETILNYEVYVVVEPGSSPYKRMELISEEDYRQAVGKYEGFDADTGAGALKRLLSAIELEDLAAELRTRIKHESSRRFNLLRRLRVVEAFRTSGAKPEWMILDVLPVIPPDLRPLVPLEGGRYATSDLNDLYKRVIVRNNRLRHLMSIRTPEIILKNEKRMLQDAVDALFSNETRPRPVRGRGNRPLKSLCEALRGKQGRFRRNLLGKRVDYSGRSVIVVDPTLKLHQCSLPKEMALELFKPMILRRLEERKLAESERGAKSMYRKETPEVWEVLEEVTREHPVLLNRAPTLHRVSIEAFYPVLSEHRAIGIHPLVCPPFNADFDGDTMSVHVPVTPEGVLEAAVLMLSSHNILSPAHGRPLMVPSQDIVAGIYYLTKARGKAPAREGLRFFDDFATVRSAQELGEVDLHEWILFRYQGKDFVTTAGRVLLNEVLPEKLRFVNEVCPKDKIIGLIDKCVRILGLDATVRLLDDLKDLGFEMATRSGLSIGMDDIVVPEEKEAILRESENDVRRVQRAYEQGLMTDSEKYNKVVNTWTLATAEVEEALMMRLQKDQDGFNPVFILIDSGARGSRTQAAQLGGMRGLMAKPQRRTVGEEVIETPIKSSFKEGLSVWEYFISTHGARKGLTDTALKTAEAGYLTRRLVDVAQDVVITMEDCGTIVGQEVTALREGGDVIEPLSERIAGRFALDDIVNPVSGEVIVRAGEEITDKAAEEIETSGIEMVRVRSVLTCEAPYGLCVKCYGRNMATGRVVEIGEAVGIVAAQSIGEPGTQLTLKTFHVGGVAARVAEQTKATARFAGKVKFEGMVVVRRSDGEATALEQGRLILTAGDRVVPFTVPQGALVRVTDGEEVKEDDVLFEWEPYSIPLLSRAQGKVRYRDIEVGRTLREDIDERTEQKQRIIVDDRERKLHPALEVVNEKGKVVDSHALPAGAYLVVDDGQEVVAGDILARLLKEMARTRDITGGLPKVAELFEAKHVKSPAVISEIDGVVEVGEPKEGKRTVRVMSEGGAVKEYEIPYGKFLLVKSGDTVKAGDKLCEGSVDPHDVLRVKGWLAVQEFLTNQIQAVYRLQKVKINDKHISVIVRQMLRKVRIEDAGDSNFVEGEIVERRRVLEENDRLLADGLRPASYQPILLGITRAALLTDSFLSAASFQETTRVLSEAAIQGRVDKLRGLKENVIVGRLIPAGTGFREFSRIKLITEEEKKEQEAA; from the coding sequence ATGAGCACAATGCGTGAGTTTGCGTTTGATTTTGATGCGCTGCGTTTAAGGATTGCATCGCCCGAGACGATTCGTAAATGGTCCAGTGGTGAGGTTATTAAGCCGGAAACGATTAATTATCGAACCCAGAAGCCAGAACGGGATGGTTTGTTCTGTGAGCGGATATTCGGTCCGGTAAAGGATTACGAGTGTAACTGCGGTAAGTATAAAAAGGTGCGCTATAAAGGCATTGTTTGCGACCGTTGCGGTGTTGAAGTAACCAGTTCCGCGGTGCGGCGCTACCGGATGGGACATATTGAGCTGGTGGTACCAGTGGCGCACACTTTGTTTTATCAAGTTCCACCATCTAAGATCGGTTTAATGCTGGATTTGTCGATCAATGAGGTGGAGACGATTTTGAACTACGAGGTTTATGTCGTGGTTGAACCGGGTAGTTCACCTTACAAGCGGATGGAGTTGATTTCCGAAGAGGATTATCGCCAGGCGGTAGGGAAATATGAAGGTTTTGACGCCGATACCGGAGCAGGGGCGTTAAAACGGTTGTTGAGTGCAATTGAACTGGAAGACCTGGCAGCGGAGTTGCGGACGCGCATTAAGCATGAAAGTTCAAGACGCTTTAATCTTTTGCGGCGGTTGCGGGTGGTTGAAGCCTTCAGAACTTCCGGCGCAAAACCGGAATGGATGATTCTTGATGTCCTCCCCGTAATCCCGCCCGACCTGCGTCCATTGGTGCCGCTTGAGGGGGGACGGTATGCCACCTCAGATTTAAATGACCTCTATAAACGGGTGATTGTCCGAAATAATCGGTTGCGACATTTGATGTCAATCCGGACGCCGGAGATAATTTTGAAGAATGAAAAACGGATGCTTCAGGATGCGGTTGATGCGCTGTTTTCCAATGAAACAAGGCCCAGACCGGTTCGGGGAAGAGGCAATCGACCGCTCAAGTCGCTGTGTGAGGCGTTGCGGGGGAAACAGGGGCGGTTTCGCCGGAATCTGTTGGGTAAGCGGGTTGATTATTCGGGCCGTTCGGTGATTGTCGTTGACCCGACGCTGAAGTTGCATCAGTGTAGTTTGCCCAAAGAGATGGCTCTGGAGCTGTTCAAGCCGATGATTCTGCGCCGGCTCGAGGAACGAAAACTGGCTGAGAGTGAACGCGGGGCAAAGAGTATGTATCGGAAAGAAACTCCGGAGGTATGGGAGGTGCTGGAAGAGGTGACCCGGGAACATCCGGTACTGTTAAACCGGGCGCCTACCTTACACCGGGTTTCAATCGAAGCGTTCTATCCGGTTCTCTCTGAGCACCGTGCAATCGGGATTCATCCCTTGGTATGTCCACCGTTTAATGCCGATTTTGATGGTGACACGATGTCGGTCCATGTACCGGTTACACCAGAAGGGGTTCTGGAGGCGGCGGTTTTAATGCTCTCGTCGCACAACATCCTGTCGCCGGCACACGGTCGTCCTCTGATGGTTCCGTCGCAAGACATCGTCGCCGGCATTTATTATCTAACGAAAGCCCGGGGCAAGGCGCCGGCAAGAGAAGGGTTGCGGTTCTTTGATGACTTTGCCACAGTTCGTTCGGCGCAGGAACTGGGTGAGGTCGATTTGCATGAGTGGATATTATTCCGGTATCAGGGCAAGGATTTTGTAACAACCGCCGGCCGGGTTTTATTAAACGAGGTACTGCCCGAGAAGTTGAGGTTTGTCAATGAAGTGTGTCCCAAAGACAAGATTATCGGTTTGATTGATAAGTGTGTCCGGATATTAGGGCTGGATGCGACGGTTCGGCTCCTGGACGATTTAAAAGATTTGGGGTTTGAGATGGCAACACGGTCAGGGTTGTCAATCGGTATGGATGATATCGTGGTGCCGGAAGAAAAAGAGGCAATTCTGCGCGAGAGCGAAAATGATGTACGGCGCGTGCAACGGGCATACGAACAGGGGCTGATGACCGATTCGGAGAAGTATAACAAAGTTGTCAACACCTGGACACTGGCAACGGCGGAGGTGGAAGAGGCGTTGATGATGCGGTTGCAGAAGGACCAGGATGGCTTCAACCCGGTTTTCATTTTGATTGACTCCGGCGCGCGTGGTTCTCGTACCCAGGCAGCGCAGCTGGGCGGTATGCGGGGTTTGATGGCAAAACCCCAGCGGCGCACGGTGGGCGAAGAGGTGATTGAAACCCCGATTAAGAGTTCCTTTAAGGAAGGCCTGTCGGTGTGGGAATACTTTATTTCAACACACGGTGCCCGTAAGGGATTAACCGACACCGCATTGAAAACGGCAGAGGCTGGGTATTTGACCCGACGACTGGTGGATGTGGCGCAGGATGTAGTGATTACAATGGAGGACTGTGGTACAATTGTTGGGCAAGAGGTTACGGCGCTGCGGGAAGGGGGCGATGTCATTGAGCCGTTGAGCGAACGAATTGCGGGCCGGTTTGCGCTCGATGATATCGTGAATCCGGTTTCCGGTGAGGTGATTGTTCGGGCGGGTGAAGAGATAACAGATAAGGCGGCCGAGGAAATCGAGACGAGCGGTATCGAAATGGTGCGGGTGCGTTCGGTATTGACCTGTGAGGCTCCTTATGGTTTGTGTGTTAAGTGTTACGGCAGGAATATGGCGACCGGACGGGTTGTAGAGATTGGCGAAGCGGTGGGCATTGTTGCTGCACAGTCAATCGGCGAGCCTGGAACCCAGCTGACTTTAAAGACCTTCCATGTGGGCGGAGTGGCAGCACGGGTGGCGGAACAAACCAAGGCGACCGCCCGGTTTGCCGGTAAAGTGAAATTTGAGGGTATGGTTGTCGTGCGGCGCAGTGATGGCGAAGCAACGGCACTGGAGCAGGGTCGGTTGATTTTAACCGCGGGCGATCGGGTTGTGCCGTTTACCGTACCACAGGGGGCGCTGGTCCGCGTGACGGATGGCGAAGAGGTAAAAGAAGATGATGTCCTGTTTGAGTGGGAACCTTACTCCATTCCGCTGCTTTCACGAGCTCAGGGTAAAGTGCGCTACCGTGATATCGAAGTCGGCCGGACATTGCGCGAGGATATTGACGAGCGCACAGAGCAAAAACAGCGCATCATTGTTGACGACCGGGAGCGGAAATTACATCCCGCCCTTGAGGTTGTAAACGAGAAGGGGAAGGTTGTGGATTCGCATGCGTTACCGGCGGGGGCGTACCTCGTGGTGGATGATGGACAGGAGGTTGTCGCTGGCGACATCCTGGCACGATTACTCAAAGAGATGGCACGAACTCGGGACATTACCGGCGGTCTTCCTAAGGTGGCAGAGTTGTTCGAAGCAAAACATGTTAAATCACCTGCGGTAATTTCCGAGATTGACGGGGTTGTTGAGGTCGGTGAACCCAAGGAAGGCAAACGGACAGTGCGAGTTATGTCCGAGGGCGGTGCGGTGAAGGAGTATGAAATCCCTTACGGTAAATTTTTGCTGGTGAAGTCGGGTGATACGGTGAAGGCGGGAGATAAGTTGTGTGAAGGGTCGGTAGATCCTCATGATGTGCTGCGGGTGAAGGGTTGGCTGGCGGTTCAGGAGTTTTTGACAAACCAGATCCAGGCAGTTTATCGGTTGCAGAAGGTGAAAATCAACGATAAGCACATTTCGGTAATCGTCCGCCAGATGTTGCGCAAGGTGCGAATTGAAGATGCTGGAGATAGTAATTTCGTAGAGGGTGAAATTGTTGAGCGCCGCAGGGTGCTGGAAGAAAACGACCGGTTGCTTGCCGATGGTCTCCGACCGGCGAGTTACCAACCAATTCTTTTGGGTATTACCCGGGCGGCGCTTTTGACCGATAGTTTCCTGTCTGCGGCTTCCTTCCAGGAGACAACGCGGGTTCTCTCCGAGGCGGCAATTCAAGGAAGAGTTGACAAGCTGCGTGGTTTAAAAGAAAATGTTATAGTCGGTAGATTGATCCCGGCGGGTACTGGATTCCGGGAGTTCAGCCGAATAAAACTGATAACGGAAGAAGAAAAGAAAGAACAGGAAGCGGCATGA